The following coding sequences are from one Kwoniella bestiolae CBS 10118 chromosome 2, complete sequence window:
- a CDS encoding rRNA 2'-O-methyltransferase fibrillarin, translated as MAFGDRGGRGGGRGGGRGGFGGGRGGAGGGGRGGFGGGGRGGGGGRGGPRGGGAARGGRGAPRGGPGGRGGGRGGKPGMGKKGPGAVTLEPHKHAGVYIAKGKEHLLVTRNMTPGESVYGEKRVSIASTNAEGEEEKIEYRVWNPFRSKLAAGILGGLDNIYIKPGAKVLYLGAASGSSVSHVSDIVGPEGVVYAVEFSHRPGRELIGMAKKRTNVVPIVDDARHPQKYRMLVQMVDVIFADVAQPDQARIIALNAHHFLKNSGGIVISIKANCIDSTAPAAQVFASEVNNMRKEGIKPKEQLTLEPYERDHAIVVGVYERHSGN; from the exons ATGGCTTTCG GTGATCGAGGAGGACGTGGtggtggtcgaggaggtggcCGAGGAGGATTCGgcggtggacgaggtggtgccggtggtggtggtagaggtggattcggtggtggtggacgaggaggtggtggtggtagaggtggacccagaggaggaggtgccgctcgaggtggaaggggtgCACCAAGAGGTGGCCCcggtggacgaggtggtggcAGAGGTGGTAAACCAGGAATGGGCAAGAAGGGACCCGGTGCCGTCACTCTCGAACCCCACAAGCACGCCGGTGTATACATCGCCAAGGGTAAAGAACACTTGTTGGTCACGAGAAACATGACTCCCGGAGAATCAGTATACGGTGAAAAGAGGGTATCGATCGCTTCCACAAATGCCgaaggtgaggaagagaagatcgagtACAGGGTGTGGAACCCTTTCAGAAGTAAATTGGCGGCTGGTATCTTGGGTGGTTTAGATAACATCTAC ATCAAACCCGGAGCCAAGGTACTTTATCTCGGTGCTGCTTCCGGTTCTTCCGTCTCTCACGTATCAGATATCGTCGGTCCCGAAGGTGTAGTATACGCTGTTGAGTTCTCCCACCGACCCGGTCGAGAATTGATCGGTATGGCCAAGAAGAGGACGAACGTTGTCC CAATCGTCGATGATGCTCGTCACCCCCAGAAATACCGAATGCTCGTCCAAATGGTCGACGTAATCTTCGCGGATGTCGCCCAACCTGATCAAGCGAGAATCATCGCTTTGAACGCTCATCATTTCCTGAAGAACAGCGGTGGTATCGTCATTTCCATCAAGGCCAACTGTATCGATTCTACTGCCCCTGCTGCTCAGGTGTTCGCCAGTGAAGTCAACAacatgaggaaggaaggtatcAAACCTAAGG AACAACTTACCCTTGAACCTTATGAGAGAGATCACGCTATCGTCGTTGGTGTGTACGAGAGACACTCCGGTAACTAG